One stretch of Weissella koreensis KACC 15510 DNA includes these proteins:
- the gnd gene encoding phosphogluconate dehydrogenase (NAD(+)-dependent, decarboxylating), which yields MKLGMIGLGKMGLGLSENAVDNGNEIVAFDLNKDFVKKATDYSDKISSADSIEDMLAQLPSPKVVWVMVPAGAPTNSTIDELISKMDAGDIIIDGGNSNYKDNLEQNKRTTAAGIKLFDAGTSGGMDGARNGGNFMIGGDDAEAWKILEPLFEGIAQEGGYLYTGRLGSGHYLKMVHNGIEYGMMQAIGEGFEILEASPFDYDLEKVAHLWNHGSVVRSWLMELAEEQFSKDPKLDDITGRVVATGEGKWTVEEALDNQVPAPVIAISLMMRNRSLQADTFTGKVVSALRNGFGGHAMEKKN from the coding sequence ATGAAATTAGGAATGATCGGTCTTGGTAAAATGGGTCTTGGTTTGTCAGAAAATGCAGTAGACAATGGTAATGAAATTGTCGCATTTGACTTAAACAAAGACTTTGTTAAAAAAGCAACTGACTACTCAGATAAGATCTCTAGTGCAGATTCAATCGAGGATATGTTGGCGCAATTGCCATCACCAAAGGTTGTATGGGTTATGGTTCCAGCCGGAGCACCAACTAACTCAACTATCGATGAATTAATTTCAAAGATGGATGCTGGAGATATCATCATTGATGGTGGAAACTCAAATTACAAGGATAACTTAGAACAAAATAAGCGTACAACAGCAGCAGGAATCAAGTTATTCGATGCTGGAACTTCAGGTGGAATGGACGGAGCCCGTAACGGTGGAAACTTCATGATCGGTGGAGATGACGCAGAAGCATGGAAGATTTTGGAACCATTGTTTGAAGGAATCGCACAAGAAGGCGGATACCTTTACACAGGACGTTTGGGATCAGGACATTACTTGAAGATGGTCCACAACGGAATTGAATATGGAATGATGCAAGCGATTGGAGAAGGATTCGAAATTTTGGAAGCTTCACCATTTGACTATGATTTGGAAAAGGTAGCACATTTGTGGAACCACGGATCAGTTGTTCGTTCATGGTTGATGGAATTGGCTGAAGAACAATTCAGCAAGGATCCTAAGTTGGATGACATTACAGGACGTGTGGTAGCAACTGGAGAAGGAAAGTGGACTGTTGAAGAAGCTTTGGATAACCAAGTACCAGCCCCAGTAATCGCAATTTCATTGATGATGCGTAACCGTTCATTACAAGCAGACACATTTACTGGAAAAGTAGTATCAGCTTTGCGTAATGGATTCGGTGGTCATGCCATGGAAAAGAAGAACTAA
- a CDS encoding amino acid permease — translation MEKDKGDSNKMGLKGSLTSGQMQMIALGGTIGVGLFMGSASTIAWTGPSVVLAYAVMGFILYLVMRALGEMLYINPTTGSFADYATNYIHPIAGWITSWSNIFQYVVVGISEVIAVGTYINYWFPSVPGWTSGLVVLIFLTLANLVSVKAFGRLEYYFAMIKVVTIVLMIIMGLLMILFGFGNHGQPIGFGNLWQHGGFFTGGLNGFMFSLAIIAGSYQGIEVLGITAGEAEEPKTAIAKAIHSVVYRILIFYVGAIFVIVTIFPWNQLGQIGSPFVETFAKVGIAGAASIINFVVLTAAMSGANSGIYSSSRMLFKLSKDGFVSKTIAKLSKHQVPYVSIISISFGILIGIIMNVFLQNFSNMGTKLFVIVYSSSVLPGMVPWFVIVISELRFRHANQHQMIDHPLMMPWYPYSNYFTLIALSIILIFMAINPDTRLSIIVGAGYIVVLALFYLVWHKKHPDFYQGKK, via the coding sequence ATGGAAAAAGATAAAGGTGATTCAAACAAAATGGGCTTAAAAGGCTCATTAACATCTGGGCAAATGCAGATGATTGCTTTGGGTGGAACAATTGGAGTAGGATTGTTCATGGGTTCTGCCTCAACCATCGCCTGGACCGGACCATCTGTAGTATTAGCATATGCTGTGATGGGGTTTATTCTATATTTAGTTATGAGAGCATTGGGTGAGATGCTTTATATTAATCCTACTACTGGTTCCTTTGCGGATTATGCAACAAACTATATTCATCCGATAGCTGGTTGGATTACTTCTTGGAGTAATATATTTCAATATGTAGTGGTTGGTATTTCTGAAGTTATTGCTGTTGGAACTTATATTAATTATTGGTTTCCATCTGTTCCAGGTTGGACGTCTGGTTTGGTTGTTTTAATATTTTTAACGCTGGCTAATCTCGTTTCTGTTAAAGCATTTGGTCGGTTAGAATATTATTTTGCGATGATAAAAGTTGTTACGATTGTTTTAATGATTATTATGGGATTGTTGATGATTTTATTTGGATTTGGTAATCATGGTCAACCTATTGGATTTGGAAATTTGTGGCAACATGGTGGTTTCTTTACAGGCGGTTTGAATGGGTTTATGTTTTCACTAGCCATTATTGCGGGATCATATCAAGGGATTGAAGTTTTAGGAATTACAGCAGGTGAAGCCGAAGAACCTAAAACGGCTATCGCTAAAGCTATTCATTCTGTGGTTTACCGTATTTTGATTTTTTATGTAGGTGCCATCTTTGTGATCGTCACAATTTTTCCATGGAATCAACTTGGACAAATTGGTTCGCCTTTTGTAGAAACGTTTGCCAAGGTAGGAATTGCTGGGGCAGCTTCTATTATTAATTTTGTTGTTTTGACAGCTGCCATGTCAGGAGCAAATTCGGGTATCTATTCATCAAGCCGAATGCTTTTTAAATTAAGTAAAGATGGATTTGTTTCTAAGACAATTGCTAAATTATCGAAGCATCAAGTTCCATATGTTTCAATTATTTCAATTTCTTTTGGGATCTTAATTGGAATTATTATGAATGTTTTTTTACAAAATTTTAGTAATATGGGAACAAAGTTATTTGTGATTGTTTATAGTTCTTCTGTTTTGCCGGGAATGGTTCCGTGGTTTGTAATTGTGATTAGTGAATTGCGATTTAGGCATGCAAATCAGCATCAAATGATAGATCATCCATTAATGATGCCATGGTATCCATATTCTAATTACTTCACACTTATTGCATTAAGTATTATTTTAATTTTTATGGCTATTAACCCAGATACACGTTTGTCGATTATCGTTGGGGCAGGATATATTGTTGTCTTGGCTTTGTTTTATCTGGTTTGGCATAAAAAACACCCTGATTTTTATCAAGGGAAAAAATAA
- a CDS encoding CtsR family transcriptional regulator has translation MSSKNMTDIIEAYLLQLLQVQSVIEIRRAELAQRFEVVPSQINYVLRTRFSTHRGYLVDSKRGGNGYIKITRIDENDRAYQLVAVLKMIPSQITVQASQELLQIIQEMQLMSQCEVELISTLFRPASLNRVSAEEGDQLRAHLMRELIERLRFEIIQEVE, from the coding sequence ATGTCTTCTAAGAATATGACGGATATTATTGAAGCGTATTTACTTCAATTGTTGCAAGTTCAATCGGTAATTGAAATTAGAAGAGCCGAATTGGCACAACGTTTTGAAGTGGTACCTTCACAGATTAACTATGTTTTACGAACTCGTTTTTCCACGCACCGCGGTTATTTAGTTGATTCAAAACGGGGTGGGAATGGTTATATTAAAATAACACGCATTGATGAAAACGATCGAGCGTATCAATTAGTGGCGGTTTTAAAGATGATACCATCCCAAATCACGGTACAAGCTAGTCAAGAATTATTACAAATTATTCAAGAGATGCAATTAATGTCCCAGTGTGAAGTTGAACTGATTTCAACATTATTCCGACCAGCAAGTCTGAATCGTGTTAGTGCAGAAGAAGGTGATCAACTGCGGGCGCATTTAATGCGAGAACTCATTGAACGGTTACGGTTTGAAATTATTCAGGAGGTTGAATAA
- a CDS encoding DNA-directed RNA polymerase subunit beta, whose product MENLAEHHLVKYGKHRVRRSYARIKEVLDLPNLIAIQKDSYDWFMDEGLSEIFNDILPIEDYQGKLTLEFVDYRLKDEKYSVEEARMHDANYSAPLEVTLRLTNHETGEIQEDVVFFGDFPKMTPSGTFIINGAERVIVSQLVRSPGVYYNVENDKNGRPRYGTTYIPSRGAWLEYETDAKGLSYVRIDRTRKLPVTELVRALGYGSDHEVLQILGDQYDSINLTLEKDVHKVMEDSRVEEALKDIFEKLRPGEPTTVDASRNLLVARFFDPKRYDLAPVGRYKINKKLAMENRLLGLTLAETLADPETGEVIAPKGTVVDKKVLGQLKPYLQNPDFKTTTYTPSDDAVVNTPMTLQTILVMDPNDPEKNLPIIGNGQIDPKVRTIQPADIIAGMNYFLNLSYGIGNVDDIDHLGNRRIRRVGELLQNTFRIGLTRMERVVRERMTTLDPETVKPQQLINIRPVVASVKEFFGSSQLSQFMDQTNPLGELTNKRRLSALGPGGLTRDRAGYEVRDVHYTHYGRMDPIETPEGPNIGLINSLATYGKVNKYGFIETPYRRVSWSDHKVTDRIDFLTADEEDNFTVAQGNSVLNEDGSFATDTVLARRGDENLEVSIDQVDYMDVSPKQIVAVATAAIPFLENDDSNRALMGANMQRQAVPLIKPHAPLIGTGIEYKAAHDAGVAMIASNAGTVEYVDGREIRIRREDGSLDNYKLMKFRRSNAGKNYNQRPIVSVGDHVDVDEVIADGPSMEQGELALGQNPLIAFMTWQGYNFEDAIIINERLIRDDVYTSIHIEEYESEARDTKLGPEEFTREIPNTGEDQLKNLDEDGTIRIGAEVEDGDILVGKVTPKGVTELSAEERLLHAIFGEKAREVRDTSLKVPHGGGGVVQDVRVFTRENGDELAPGVNRMVRVYIAQRRKIQVGDKMAGRHGNKGTVSVIVPSEDMPYMPDGTPIDIMLSPMGVPSRMNIGQVLELHLGMAARELGIHIASPVFDGARDSDIWEAVKEAGLPADGKSVLYDGRTGEAFDKRVSVGIMHYMKLAHMSEDKIHARSIGPYSLVTQQPLGGKAQFGGQRFGEMEVWALEAYGAAHTLQEILTYKSDDVIGRVKTYEAIVKGEQIPKPGVPESFRVLVKELQSLGLDMKVLDINHQEIELRDMDEDDTVVNIEVATAQAQRLAKEFADEGDKKDVPAAD is encoded by the coding sequence GTGGAAAACTTGGCAGAACATCATTTAGTTAAGTATGGTAAGCACCGAGTACGTCGTTCGTACGCACGGATTAAAGAAGTCTTGGACTTGCCAAATTTGATTGCAATTCAAAAAGATTCCTATGACTGGTTTATGGATGAAGGATTGAGTGAGATATTTAACGATATTTTGCCAATTGAAGACTATCAAGGTAAGTTAACCCTTGAATTCGTTGACTACAGATTAAAGGATGAAAAATATAGTGTTGAAGAAGCTCGTATGCACGATGCTAATTATTCAGCACCCTTAGAAGTTACGCTTCGTTTAACAAATCATGAAACGGGAGAAATTCAAGAAGATGTTGTCTTCTTTGGTGATTTCCCAAAGATGACGCCAAGTGGAACCTTCATTATTAATGGAGCAGAGCGAGTAATCGTTTCACAACTTGTGCGTTCACCGGGTGTTTATTACAACGTTGAAAATGATAAAAACGGACGTCCTCGTTATGGAACTACTTATATTCCATCACGTGGTGCTTGGTTGGAATATGAAACCGATGCCAAGGGACTTAGCTATGTTCGAATTGACCGAACACGTAAGTTGCCAGTTACTGAATTAGTACGAGCATTGGGTTATGGATCAGACCATGAAGTTTTGCAAATCTTAGGAGATCAATATGATTCAATCAATTTGACTCTTGAAAAAGATGTGCACAAAGTTATGGAAGATTCACGAGTTGAAGAAGCTTTGAAGGACATCTTTGAAAAGTTGCGTCCAGGAGAGCCAACGACGGTTGATGCGTCACGAAATCTTTTGGTTGCTCGTTTCTTTGATCCAAAGCGTTATGATTTGGCTCCAGTTGGTCGTTATAAAATCAACAAAAAGTTGGCTATGGAGAACCGTTTGCTCGGTTTGACTTTGGCAGAAACTTTGGCAGATCCTGAAACTGGTGAAGTAATTGCGCCAAAGGGAACGGTTGTTGATAAGAAGGTCTTAGGACAATTGAAGCCTTATCTTCAAAATCCTGATTTCAAGACTACAACTTATACACCATCTGATGATGCTGTTGTAAACACACCAATGACTTTGCAAACAATTTTGGTAATGGATCCAAATGATCCTGAAAAGAACTTGCCAATTATTGGAAATGGTCAAATTGATCCAAAGGTTCGAACTATTCAACCAGCTGATATCATCGCTGGAATGAATTATTTCTTAAACCTTTCATATGGAATTGGAAACGTTGACGATATTGATCACTTGGGAAATCGTCGTATTCGTCGAGTTGGAGAATTGCTCCAAAACACTTTCCGAATCGGTTTGACCCGTATGGAACGTGTTGTTCGTGAACGAATGACTACTTTGGATCCTGAAACAGTGAAGCCACAACAATTGATTAATATTCGTCCAGTGGTTGCTTCAGTTAAGGAATTCTTCGGTTCATCACAACTTTCACAGTTCATGGACCAAACAAATCCTTTGGGTGAATTGACCAACAAGCGTCGTCTATCAGCCCTTGGACCTGGTGGTTTGACTCGTGATCGTGCTGGATATGAAGTTCGAGACGTGCATTATACGCACTATGGTCGAATGGATCCAATCGAAACGCCTGAAGGACCTAACATTGGGTTGATCAATTCTTTGGCAACCTATGGAAAAGTTAATAAATATGGATTTATTGAAACTCCATACCGTCGTGTTTCATGGTCTGATCACAAAGTTACAGACCGTATTGACTTCTTGACGGCCGATGAAGAAGATAATTTCACCGTAGCACAAGGAAACTCAGTTTTGAATGAAGATGGTTCATTCGCTACTGACACTGTTTTGGCTCGTCGTGGGGATGAAAACTTGGAAGTTTCAATTGACCAAGTCGATTACATGGACGTTTCACCTAAACAAATTGTAGCCGTAGCCACTGCTGCGATCCCATTCTTGGAAAACGATGACTCAAATCGTGCCTTGATGGGAGCCAACATGCAACGTCAAGCTGTGCCTTTGATCAAGCCCCATGCTCCATTAATTGGAACTGGAATTGAATATAAGGCCGCCCATGACGCGGGTGTTGCAATGATCGCAAGTAACGCCGGAACAGTTGAATATGTTGATGGTCGCGAAATTCGGATTCGTCGTGAAGATGGTTCACTAGATAACTATAAGTTGATGAAGTTCCGTCGTTCAAACGCCGGAAAGAATTATAACCAACGTCCAATCGTTAGTGTTGGAGATCATGTTGATGTTGATGAAGTTATTGCTGACGGTCCTTCAATGGAACAAGGTGAACTAGCTTTGGGACAAAATCCATTGATCGCCTTTATGACTTGGCAAGGATATAACTTTGAGGATGCCATCATTATTAACGAACGTTTGATTCGTGATGATGTCTATACTTCAATTCACATTGAGGAATATGAATCAGAGGCTCGTGATACAAAACTTGGCCCTGAAGAATTCACACGTGAAATTCCAAATACTGGTGAAGACCAATTGAAGAATTTGGATGAAGATGGAACTATCCGTATTGGAGCTGAAGTAGAAGATGGTGACATCTTGGTTGGAAAAGTTACACCAAAGGGTGTAACAGAACTTTCAGCTGAAGAACGTTTGTTGCATGCCATCTTCGGTGAGAAGGCTCGAGAAGTACGTGATACTTCATTGAAGGTTCCACACGGTGGGGGCGGAGTTGTTCAAGACGTCCGAGTCTTCACACGTGAAAACGGAGATGAATTGGCCCCTGGTGTTAACCGGATGGTTCGTGTTTATATCGCTCAACGTCGTAAGATTCAAGTTGGTGATAAGATGGCCGGTCGTCACGGAAACAAGGGAACAGTTTCAGTAATTGTTCCTTCAGAAGACATGCCATACATGCCAGATGGAACACCAATTGACATTATGTTGTCACCAATGGGTGTGCCTTCACGTATGAACATTGGACAAGTTTTGGAACTTCACTTAGGTATGGCTGCTCGTGAATTGGGTATCCATATTGCTTCACCTGTCTTTGACGGGGCGCGTGACTCAGATATTTGGGAAGCCGTAAAGGAAGCCGGATTACCAGCTGATGGAAAGTCAGTTTTGTATGATGGTCGTACTGGAGAAGCCTTTGATAAGCGTGTTTCTGTTGGAATCATGCATTATATGAAGTTAGCGCACATGTCAGAAGATAAGATCCACGCACGTTCAATCGGCCCTTACTCATTGGTTACACAACAACCTTTGGGTGGTAAGGCTCAATTTGGAGGACAGCGTTTCGGAGAAATGGAAGTTTGGGCCCTTGAAGCTTATGGGGCAGCACATACTTTGCAAGAAATTTTGACTTATAAGTCCGACGACGTTATTGGTCGTGTTAAGACTTATGAAGCTATTGTTAAGGGTGAACAAATTCCTAAGCCTGGAGTGCCAGAATCATTCCGTGTGTTGGTGAAAGAATTACAATCACTTGGTTTGGATATGAAGGTTCTTGATATAAATCATCAAGAAATCGAGTTGCGGGATATGGATGAGGATGACACAGTCGTCAACATTGAAGTTGCAACAGCACAAGCTCAACGTTTAGCAAAGGAATTTGCAGATGAGGGCGACAAAAAAGACGTCCCAGCAGCAGATTAA
- a CDS encoding MurR/RpiR family transcriptional regulator — protein MAQSGFSRIRSFRTQLNGSDAKIADFILTHEEQVQSMTIQEMANATSLSTATISRFVKRIGYNSFREFSLSLAISMPNDNTFFGEINEDDDTHHIIKKVFSGAQNALSSTLEVLNEDNISTAASWISSARKVGFFGIGGSSLVAFNAYHKFLRTPIDGFQHPDYDIQVMEAVRMTNKDVAVVISHSGRNHDTLSVMQHLQAHGVKIIAITAFPNSELAKNADLVLSSAAEEVNIRSESMSSLIAQLTIVDTLFTLVGVQMGDKTTAVLKEIRQAIDQTRD, from the coding sequence ATGGCACAAAGTGGATTTTCCAGAATTCGTTCGTTTAGAACTCAATTAAACGGTTCGGATGCTAAAATTGCTGATTTTATCTTAACGCACGAAGAACAAGTACAAAGTATGACAATTCAAGAAATGGCCAATGCAACTTCTCTTTCGACCGCGACCATTTCACGATTTGTAAAACGTATTGGCTACAATTCCTTCCGTGAATTTTCATTGAGCTTAGCCATTTCAATGCCTAATGATAATACTTTCTTTGGTGAAATTAACGAAGATGATGATACCCATCATATTATTAAAAAAGTATTTTCAGGAGCACAAAATGCACTTAGTTCAACCTTAGAGGTTCTAAATGAAGATAATATCTCCACGGCCGCTAGTTGGATTTCTTCTGCAAGAAAAGTTGGCTTCTTTGGGATAGGTGGTTCTTCATTAGTTGCCTTCAATGCTTACCATAAATTTTTAAGAACCCCCATTGACGGTTTTCAGCATCCGGATTACGATATCCAGGTCATGGAGGCTGTTCGGATGACAAACAAAGATGTCGCAGTGGTGATTTCACATTCTGGTCGTAATCATGATACTTTGTCTGTCATGCAACATTTACAAGCTCACGGAGTAAAAATTATCGCTATTACAGCTTTCCCAAATTCTGAATTAGCTAAAAATGCAGATTTAGTACTATCTAGCGCAGCTGAAGAAGTTAATATTCGGAGTGAATCAATGTCATCGTTGATCGCTCAACTAACAATCGTTGATACCCTATTCACCCTCGTCGGGGTTCAAATGGGTGATAAAACAACCGCTGTTTTGAAAGAAATTCGTCAGGCCATTGATCAAACTCGTGATTAA
- a CDS encoding ATP-dependent Clp protease ATP-binding subunit — protein MAEDYTQSAQNVLKLAQEQARYFRHQAVGTEHLLLALVLEYDGVASNVLRSFDLSIESLQETVEGFIGYGNAKRSDLAFRPYSPKAAEILNLAAQEAQRLNANQIGTEHILLALLADESVLSSRILFELEVNPNDVRRQVIQMLGIEEKPQRDRRRNKNNEEQGGTPTLDGLARDLTAQANAGSMDPVIGRTDEVKRVIQILARRTKNNPVLIGEPGVGKTAIAEGLAQKLAQGDVPADLLGKRLMMLDMGSLVAGTKFRGEFEDRLKKIIEEIHQDGKVILFIDELHTLIGAGGAEGAIDASNILKPALARGELQTIGATTLNEYQKYIETDAALERRFAQVMVNEPSEADAVEILRGLKSRYESHHQVEITDDAIKAAVKLSSRYVPDRFLPDKAIDLMDETAAKVRIDQMGVKTPLVKLEAKLQALRTEKDQALEELDFELAAQIRKKEMTQKKRLDNYRQEQATTGSDRLKVEPEMIAEVLAEQTGIPVQQMTKSEQQRLLNLEKELHERVIGQDEAISAIARSIRRARSGLKDPNRPIGTFMFLGPTGVGKTELAKALAATMFGSEDNMIRVDMSEFMESYSTSRLIGSAPGYVGYDEGGQLTEKVRRNPYSVVLLDEAEKAHPDIYNLMLQVFDDGYLTDSKGRKVDFRNTIIIMTSNLGATRLRDEKSVGFGADNSFGNFEKMNNVMRKTLKETFRPEFINRIDEVVVFQSLAESEVQQIVRLMADQMIKRIANQGFKVKMTPAAISVVAKAGFDPEYGARPIRRALQNLVEDRLSEELLAGKITVNDQVTLGAKKDEITITVKPMKKEMVKN, from the coding sequence ATGGCAGAAGATTACACACAAAGTGCACAAAATGTATTGAAGTTGGCGCAGGAACAAGCACGCTATTTTCGACACCAAGCGGTAGGCACTGAGCATTTATTATTAGCACTTGTCTTAGAATATGATGGTGTTGCCAGCAACGTTTTACGTTCATTTGATTTATCAATAGAATCTTTGCAAGAAACAGTTGAAGGGTTTATTGGTTATGGAAATGCAAAACGATCTGACTTAGCTTTTCGACCATATTCACCAAAAGCGGCTGAAATTTTAAACTTAGCAGCTCAAGAGGCTCAAAGACTTAATGCCAATCAAATTGGAACAGAACATATCTTGTTGGCCCTATTGGCTGATGAAAGTGTTTTGTCATCAAGAATCTTATTTGAGTTAGAAGTTAATCCAAATGATGTTCGCCGACAAGTGATTCAGATGTTGGGGATTGAAGAAAAGCCACAACGCGATCGACGCCGGAATAAAAATAATGAAGAACAAGGTGGAACTCCAACACTTGATGGGTTAGCACGTGATTTAACGGCACAAGCTAATGCAGGATCAATGGACCCTGTGATTGGTAGGACTGATGAAGTTAAAAGAGTGATCCAAATTTTGGCCCGCCGAACTAAAAATAATCCAGTTTTGATTGGTGAACCAGGTGTTGGTAAGACAGCAATTGCAGAAGGTTTGGCTCAAAAATTGGCCCAAGGTGATGTCCCAGCTGATTTACTTGGTAAGCGTCTGATGATGTTAGATATGGGTTCATTAGTAGCAGGAACAAAATTCCGTGGTGAATTTGAAGATCGTTTGAAAAAGATTATCGAAGAAATTCATCAAGATGGAAAAGTAATTCTGTTTATTGATGAATTACATACGTTAATTGGTGCTGGCGGTGCAGAGGGGGCAATTGATGCTTCTAATATTTTAAAGCCAGCTCTTGCACGTGGTGAACTGCAAACCATTGGGGCCACGACGTTAAATGAATATCAAAAGTATATTGAAACCGATGCCGCTTTGGAACGTCGTTTTGCACAAGTAATGGTCAATGAACCTAGTGAAGCTGATGCAGTGGAGATTTTACGTGGCCTAAAATCACGTTATGAAAGTCATCATCAGGTTGAGATTACAGATGATGCAATTAAAGCAGCAGTAAAGTTATCAAGTCGATACGTCCCAGATCGTTTCTTGCCAGATAAGGCAATTGATTTAATGGATGAAACGGCCGCAAAAGTACGAATTGATCAAATGGGGGTAAAAACTCCTTTGGTTAAGTTAGAAGCTAAGTTGCAAGCGTTACGTACTGAAAAAGATCAAGCTTTAGAAGAGCTTGATTTTGAATTAGCTGCCCAAATTCGTAAGAAAGAAATGACGCAAAAGAAACGACTTGATAACTATCGCCAAGAACAGGCTACGACGGGAAGTGATCGTTTAAAAGTTGAACCAGAGATGATTGCTGAAGTTTTGGCTGAGCAAACAGGAATTCCAGTTCAACAGATGACAAAGAGTGAACAACAAAGACTTTTGAATCTTGAAAAAGAATTGCATGAACGTGTGATTGGTCAAGATGAAGCTATTTCCGCTATCGCTCGTTCAATTCGACGTGCTCGTTCAGGTTTGAAAGATCCAAATCGTCCAATTGGAACGTTTATGTTTTTGGGACCAACAGGGGTTGGAAAAACTGAATTGGCAAAAGCATTGGCTGCAACAATGTTTGGCTCAGAAGATAATATGATTCGAGTTGATATGTCTGAATTTATGGAGTCATATTCAACAAGTCGTTTGATTGGATCAGCACCAGGATATGTGGGTTATGATGAAGGTGGACAGTTAACAGAAAAAGTTCGTCGAAATCCATATTCAGTTGTTTTATTAGATGAAGCGGAAAAAGCACATCCTGATATTTATAACTTAATGTTACAAGTCTTTGATGATGGTTATTTGACCGATTCAAAGGGACGTAAGGTTGATTTTAGAAATACAATCATTATTATGACTTCTAATTTGGGAGCGACACGACTCCGTGATGAAAAGTCGGTTGGATTTGGGGCTGATAATAGCTTTGGTAATTTTGAAAAGATGAACAACGTCATGCGGAAGACTTTAAAAGAGACCTTCCGCCCTGAGTTCATCAATCGAATTGATGAAGTGGTGGTCTTCCAATCTTTGGCTGAGTCAGAAGTTCAACAAATTGTTCGCTTGATGGCGGATCAAATGATTAAAAGAATTGCCAATCAAGGCTTCAAGGTTAAAATGACGCCCGCAGCAATTTCAGTTGTGGCTAAAGCTGGATTTGATCCAGAATATGGGGCACGACCAATTCGTCGGGCTTTGCAAAACTTAGTTGAAGATCGTTTGAGTGAAGAACTGTTAGCAGGAAAAATTACCGTCAATGATCAGGTAACTTTGGGTGCTAAGAAAGATGAAATTACCATCACTGTTAAACCGATGAAAAAAGAAATGGTTAAAAATTAA